A window of the Helianthus annuus cultivar XRQ/B chromosome 4, HanXRQr2.0-SUNRISE, whole genome shotgun sequence genome harbors these coding sequences:
- the LOC110936658 gene encoding uncharacterized protein LOC110936658: MDPFNNPDNPNTPNNPTQPNVFSVPGYYPTLEPNQFSQYSSNAFASFQHSPNQFAQISQNQALQQMMMRGAWNFPPVQPQPIPTPPVQPQPIPTQSEPEDDVEIVPETQPPKGKGKRNKGKQVVGDQPSKPKATKWTPIEEEALAKAFIGTSDNPTKGNNQSGEGFWSKVLAKFLVLRDQGPYRDVDSVSSKWRKMNSSINRFCEEYNKLYTSDRRSGWNDEDVFKNGVGKV, encoded by the exons atGGATCCGTTCAACAACCCGGACAACCCGAATACTCCCAACAATCCGACCCAACCTAATGTTTTCTCGGTTCCGGGATATTATCCGACGctagaaccgaaccaattctcgCAATATTCATCGAACGCGTTTGCTTCATTCCAACACTCGCCAAACCAATTCGCTCAAATCTCCCAAAATCAAGCCCTTCAACAAATGATGATGCGGGGTGCTTGGAACTTCCCACCCGTTCAACCTCAACCGATCCCCACACCACCCGTTCAACCTCAACCGATCCCGACCCAATCCGAACCCGAAGACGATGTGGAGATTGTTCCCGAAACCCAACCGCCTAAAGGGAAAGGAAAACGAAACAAAGGCAAGCAAGTGGTGGGTGATCAACCGTCGAAACCGAAGGCGACTAAGTGGACACCAATCGAAGAAGAAGCCTTAGCCAAGGCTTTCATTGGCACTTCTGACAACCCGACAAAAG gTAATAATCAATCGGGTGAGGGGTTTTGGTCCAAGGTATTGGCCAAGTTTCTCGTCTTGAGGGACCAAGGCCCGTATCGAGATGTCGACTCGGTCTCCTCAAAGTGGCGGAAAATGAACTCGTCTATCAATAGGTTTTGCGAGGAATATAATAAATTATATACAAGTGACCGTCGTAGCGGGTGGAACGACGAGGATGTGTTCAAAAATGGCGTTGGAAAAGTATAA
- the LOC110936656 gene encoding probable alkaline/neutral invertase D has protein sequence MDAPKESGLRNVSSVCSIPEMDDFDLTKLLDKPKLTIKRERSFDERSLSEMSLSRGLDNLELAYSPGGRSGFDTPGSSARNSFEPHPMVAEAWESLRRSLVHFRGQPVGTIAAYDHASEEVLNYDQVFVRDFVPSALAFLMNGEPDIVKNFLLKTLQLQGWEKRIDKFRLGEGAMPASFKVLHDPERKTDTIVADFGESAIGRVAPVDSGFWWIILLRAYTKSTGDLTLAETPECQKGMRLILTLCLSEGFDTFPTLLCADGCSMIDRRMGIYGYPIEIQALFFMALRCSLSMLKHDTEGKEFVERIMKRLHALSFHMRSYFWIDFQQLNDIYRYKTEEYSHTAVNKFNVIPDSIPDWVFDFMPTRGGYFIGNVSPARMDFRWFALGNCVAILSSLATPEQASAIMDLFEARWEELVGEMPIKICYPAIESHEWRIVTGCDPKNTRWSYHNGGSWPVLLWLLTAACIKTGRPQIARRAIELAESRLLKDGWPEYYDGKLGRYIGKQARKYQTWSIAGYLVAKMMLEDPSHSGMISLEDDRQLKPIIKRSYSF, from the exons ATGGATGCCCCTAAAGAGAGTGGACTTCGTAATGTTAGCTCAGTTTGCTCCATTCCCGAAATGGATGATTTTGATCTTACAAAGCTTCTGGATAAGCCGAAGCTTACTATCAAAAGGGAGAGATCGTTTGATGAAAGGTCGCTTAGCGAGATGTCTTTATCAAGGGGTCTTGACAATCTGGAACTTGCATATTCGCCAGGTGGACGCTCCGGATTTGATACCCCAGGTTCATCCGCTCGCAACTCTTTTGAGCCTCATCCGATGGTTGCTGAAGCCTGGGAGTCTCTTCGTAGATCATTGGTACATTTCAGGGGTCAGCCAGTTGGCACAATTGCTGCATATGATCATGCATCCGAGGAAGTTTTAAACTATGATCAG GTATTCGTACGCGATTTTGTACCTAGTGCACTGGCTTTTCTAATGAATGGGGAGCCTGATATAGTGAAGAACTTTCTATTGAAGACACTTCAACTTCAAGGGTGGGAAAAAAGAATTGATAAGTTCAGACTTGGGGAAGGGGCAATGCCTGCTAGTTTTAAGGTACTTCATGACCCAGAACGTAAAACGGATACGATTGTGGCGGATTTTGGTGAGAGTGCTATTGGTAGAGTTGCACCAGTTGATTCTGGATTCTGGTGGATTATATTGCTTCGTGCATATACTAAGTCTACTGGTGATCTAACTCTAGCGGAAACGCCAGAGTGTCAAAAAGGGATGAGACTTATATTGACGTTATGTTTATCAGAGGGTTTTGATACGTTTCCAACGCTGTTGTGTGCAGATGGTTGCTCAATGATTGACCGAAGGATG GGGATTTACGGTTATCCTATAGAAATACAAGCACTTTTCTTTATGGCGTTGAGATGTTCCTTGTCAATGCTGAAACACGACACAGAGGGAAAAGAATTTGTGGAAAGAATAATGAAGCGGTTGCACGCCTTAAGCTTTCACATGAGAAGTTATTTCTGGATTGACTTCCAGCAACTGAATGATATCTACCGTTACAAAACAGAGGAATATTCTCACACTGCTGTAAATAAGTTTAATGTTATTCCTGATTCAATCCCGGACTGGGTTTTTGATTTTATGCCGACACGCGGTGGTTACTTTATTGGAAATGTGAGTCCAGCAAGGATGGATTTTCGTTGGTTTGCTTTAGGTAACTGTGTTGCTATCTTGTCTTCTCTTGCAACTCCTGAACAAGCTTCGGCGATTATGGATCTTTTTGAAGCACGTTGGGAGGAGCTCGTTGGTGAAATGCCTATTAAGATCTGTTATCCTGCTATTGAAAGTCATGAATGGAGAATTGTAACTGGTTGTGATCCCAAGAACACGAGGTGGAGTTATCACAATGGAGGATCCTGGCCAG TTCTTCTATGGCTACTGACGGCGGCTTGCATCAAAACGGGAAGGCCACAAATAGCAAGACGTGCAATTGAGCTCGCTGAAAGCAGGTTGCTAAAAGACGGGTGGCCAGAATACTATGACGGAAAACTTGGAAGATATATCGGTAAGCAAGCAAGAAAGTATCAAACATGGTCAATTGCAGGTTATTTGGTGGCAAAAATGATGCTGGAAGACCCTTCACACTCGGGAATGATCTCCCTCGAAGATGATAGACAATTGAAACCGATCATTAAAAGATCATACTCGTTCTGA